The nucleotide window TGCTCTGAAGGGCGATTTTCTCGACTGATCCGTACCGCGTGGTTGAATGTTCTGCTGAAAACGGGCAGGTTGCGGGCATGTCGAAACCCTATCAATATTTGTTTGGCCCCGTGCCGTCGCGCCGTCTGGGGCGGTCGCTGGGTGTGGATCTGATTCCGTTCAAGACCTGTACGCTGGACTGCACCTTTTGCCAACTCGGCGAAACCCCGTGTGCCGTGAACGAGCGCGGCGACTATGTGCCGATGCCTGATGTGCTCGCCGAACTCTTCCAATGGTTGGAAGCCGACGGGCAGGCCGACCACATTACGCTGGCCGGTTCCGGCGAGCCGACGCTGCACAGTCATTTTGGCGATGTGTTTCGCTGGGTGAAAGAGCACACCGAAATTCCTTCGGTGTTGCTGACCAACGGAACGATGTTGCACGTTCCTGAAGTGCGCGAAAATGCAGCGCTGGCCGATAAGGTGAAAGTGACGCTCAGCGCGTGGGACGAAACCAGTTTCCAGCAAATGCACCGACCGGCACAGGGCGTGACGTTCGATCTGCTGCTGAAGGGCGAGCAAGCCTTTCGTAAGGAATATACCGGCGAGCTTTCGGTGGAGGTGTTTATTGTTGAAGGCGTCAATTCGCAGGTTTCCAATGCTCGGAAGATGGTCGAGGTGGTCCATTCGATCAACCCCGACCGGATTGATATTAATACCGCCGTGCGCCCGCCCGCCGACTCTGGTGTAAAGGCAGCAACGGAGGAACACCTTCATGTGCTGGCCGAACTGTTCGGTCCCAAAGCCTCGGTAACGGCCTCGTTCAGGAAGCAGGGTTTCCAGGCATTGGAAGTCAGCGAGGATGCCTTGCTGGGGCTGATCAAGCGTCACCCCGCGAGCTGCAGCCAACTGGCCAAAGAGTTCAGCCTGCCCGAAGACAGGATGTTCAAAATGCTCCGGCAGATGACGGGGGCCGGCCAGCTGAAAGAAGAACAGCGCGACGGAGAAATTTATTTCTTCCATCGTGCCTCATCCACATGATCCATCATAATTGCCCCCGCTTCCAAAGGCTGGAAAAATGACGAACCCCACGTAACATGATGGTAACAATATCAGGTCATGTTTTGGAGTCATTGGGAGAGAGATGGCCGAAGAGCCGGTATTCAATTGAGGGAGTAAATCAAGAGACTATATGCGCGGCACTATGGATAACTATACGGGGAACAATCCGGCAATTCCGTACCATTAAAACGAAGGATCAGTAGAAGGAAGAGGAGTTGGGAAGATGAAGAATGTTCGGTATGAATTCAGTGCTCCCTGGGGGCGGTTGTTGATGGGCATGAGCGGAGGGGTGGTGGTTCTGTTCGTCGGGCTGATTTCCAATCATTGGAAGTCGATCCGCACGCCATGAAGGGTTCGATCCGGCTCTGCGGAAACGGGGGTCTTTTCTCGTTCACCGGCCTCTATCGCAATAAGAAGTTGGGCAACTACCGCGTATTCGTCAATGACCTCAATCGTGCGGTCGTATTGCGCTTTTCAAAACGAACCACCGTGGTTACGCCTGATGATCCGGCGGCGTTTGTGGAAAGGGTGAAGCAAGGATGTTCGTAGTTCCGCCTTTAGGCCATTCCCCAGAGCCGCCTGAAGGCGGAACTACATACAATAAGGAAATGAACGTAACACAAAAGTAACAGGTTCCTGCGAGGTTCTGCGGCGAAGAAAGAAACAGGAGGATGATATGATATCGAGTGATCAAGGAGAGTTTGCCGGGTTTTGGATTCGGTTTGTTGCGTTTTGGATCGACTGCCTTGCGGTGTGGGCCGTGGTGATGAATCTGATTTGGGTTGCCCGACAAGGCGGCGTATTTCTTCCCGTGGAGCTGTCATTTTTTGTTTTCGCACTGATTTATTGGGTGGCGCTGACCGGTTGGCGGGGGCAAACCCTCGGAAAGTCCGCATGCGGACTCCGGGTGGTTTCTCGCGAAGGAGAGACGGCGGGATTCTGGCGTATTGTTTTGCGCGAATGGGTCGGGAAGCTGGTTTCGATCGTTCCCTTCCTGCTGGGCTTTTTCTGGATCGGGTTTACACGACGCAAACGAGCCTGGCATGACTGCCTAAGCGGCACCCGGGTTGAATGTATTCTGAATCAGGCAAGACGCCGACGGTGGGCCGTGAGCGTTTTGATCCTGTTGGTTTCTGTTTATACGGTTCCTCGGATCAACATGATTTGGAATCATCGGGCCTTTATTCGGGATGCGCAGGCGGCATCGGCAAGACCATCCGAAAATCCCGTTGTGGACGATGTGCCGACCGGAGACCTGTCGGGCTGGCTTGCAGAACATGCGCAAGAGCCCATTCCGTATTTGATTGATTTTGCGAGCCGTCATCAGGTGACGGTGGTCGGGGAGTACCACGGCAAGAAACAGGCCCTCGACCTTCTCAATGATTCGATTTCCGATCTGTATCACAAGGCCGGCGTCCGGGTGATTGCGCTGGAATGCTGTCAGAGGTCGCAGGATGCCAAGCTTGACCGGTTGGTGACGGCGGACACTTATGACCGTGACCTGATGCTTGAGATCGCCCGCAACGTGCCCTGGAGATCGTGGGGATTCAAAGAACATTGGGATGTGCTGGAGAGTGTCTGGCGGCTGAATCAATCGCTTCCGGCAGGGGCGGAACCGTTGAAGGTGATTGGTATCTTTCCGTCGGTTGACCTCATTCCATTCCGCCTGATGACGGAGGGGCTGAGGGAGGGCCAACCGTGGCGGGTGTTCCGGGCGCTGAAGGATTTTCCTGAAATGATCATGCACGATTCTATTTATGCCCGGCAGGTTGAACGGCAGGCTTTTGATCAGGGGAAAAGAACGCTGGTCTGGGTGGGTGCAAGTCATGCGTGGAAATGTATCCAGGATCAAGGTCGGATCGCCGGCAAGGTGAAGCGCACGTTCCGGATGGGGGCCATGCTGCACGGCCGGTATGGGGATCAGGTTGGCGTCATTCTGCTGCATAACTCAGGTACGTTTCCCAAAATCAGAAAACCCGTTGAATCCAGCCTGAAAGATCTCGGCAAGAATCAACTGGCCTTTGATGTCGCCAGCTCACCTCTTGCTTCATACACGCCTAAATCCGGGGTGGTTCAACCCCTGACGAATTCCATTTGCGGCTATATCGTGGTGGCTCCAGTTCGGAAGATTGAATCCTGTCAGTGGATAGAGGGCTACATCACACCGCGAATGTTTGGGCGCGATCGCGAATTCTATGAAATAGCCTGCGAGCCGACGGTGTCGGACCATCACGATGTGAACCGGGCAATGCGGAATGGACAGGTCAACCTTTAAAGGAACAAATGCGTAACATAGCGGTAACAAACTCCTGCGAGGGTATGCGGCGAAGGAATACACAAGAGAAATCAAATGAAGAGATTTGAATCGGGGTTTATGGTTATCGTCGCAATGGCCTGCTGGGGCCGTGTAGACGTATGGGCAGGTCCAGAGAATGTCGGCAGTGGAACGGCCCATGCCGCCGAATCGAACAACGGCAGCGCGAGCGCGGCAGAAGACAATCTGAAGCCGGGGCCCATCGATGTGA belongs to Pontiella desulfatans and includes:
- a CDS encoding RDD family protein, with translation MISSDQGEFAGFWIRFVAFWIDCLAVWAVVMNLIWVARQGGVFLPVELSFFVFALIYWVALTGWRGQTLGKSACGLRVVSREGETAGFWRIVLREWVGKLVSIVPFLLGFFWIGFTRRKRAWHDCLSGTRVECILNQARRRRWAVSVLILLVSVYTVPRINMIWNHRAFIRDAQAASARPSENPVVDDVPTGDLSGWLAEHAQEPIPYLIDFASRHQVTVVGEYHGKKQALDLLNDSISDLYHKAGVRVIALECCQRSQDAKLDRLVTADTYDRDLMLEIARNVPWRSWGFKEHWDVLESVWRLNQSLPAGAEPLKVIGIFPSVDLIPFRLMTEGLREGQPWRVFRALKDFPEMIMHDSIYARQVERQAFDQGKRTLVWVGASHAWKCIQDQGRIAGKVKRTFRMGAMLHGRYGDQVGVILLHNSGTFPKIRKPVESSLKDLGKNQLAFDVASSPLASYTPKSGVVQPLTNSICGYIVVAPVRKIESCQWIEGYITPRMFGRDREFYEIACEPTVSDHHDVNRAMRNGQVNL
- a CDS encoding PH domain-containing protein; its protein translation is MKGSIRLCGNGGLFSFTGLYRNKKLGNYRVFVNDLNRAVVLRFSKRTTVVTPDDPAAFVERVKQGCS
- a CDS encoding radical SAM protein — its product is MSKPYQYLFGPVPSRRLGRSLGVDLIPFKTCTLDCTFCQLGETPCAVNERGDYVPMPDVLAELFQWLEADGQADHITLAGSGEPTLHSHFGDVFRWVKEHTEIPSVLLTNGTMLHVPEVRENAALADKVKVTLSAWDETSFQQMHRPAQGVTFDLLLKGEQAFRKEYTGELSVEVFIVEGVNSQVSNARKMVEVVHSINPDRIDINTAVRPPADSGVKAATEEHLHVLAELFGPKASVTASFRKQGFQALEVSEDALLGLIKRHPASCSQLAKEFSLPEDRMFKMLRQMTGAGQLKEEQRDGEIYFFHRASST